In Nitrosopumilus sp., the genomic stretch AATGCCCCCCAAAGGACCGTTTTTTTTAAAAAATCCAAACCCGCTGAAACCATGAAGATTGATTTTAAACCTGATGAGAAATCCAAAAAAATCGATCCCGTTTTAGAAAAAACACCGGAAAAAAATTTAGAATTCAATCACGAGTCTTTAGAAGAAAATGAAAATCTAGATGAAGCAGACAAAAAATTACTTACTCTGAAAAAAGAGATTGAGACCGCACAAAAATTCCATCAATTAACAAAACAAAAATTGACTGCAAAATCTGCGTCATTAAGAAAAACAAAATCAACACTTACCCAAACCCAAAAAAAACTTGATGAAGCATTATCCTCAAAATTTACTGCTGTGGACAATAATAAATTGGAGATGATAGGTAAAATGTCTTCAAAAATGGCACATGATATGAGAAATCCTCTAACAATTTTACAATCCCAAATTGAATTGATGAAGGTAAAACAAAAAATTCATGAAGATACAGTCTTGTCAAACTCAATACTCAGTATGGAGAATGCACTCTCCCACATTACAAATCAAATCAACGACGTGCTGAATTTCATTAAGACTCCTGAGATTCGCTTGATTACTTGTGATTTAAAAGAAATTGTAAAAAGTTCAATTGGTGAGGTAAAATTTCCACAGGATGTTGAATTGCAATCATCACTTAATTCCTGTGTCCTTCAATGTGATGTGGTAAAAATTCGTGGTATTATCACAAATATTATACAAAATGCCGTTCAGGCAACTGGCCTTAAAGGTAAAGTTAGTGTATCGATTGAAGTAGATGGTGCATTTGCTACAATAAAAATTAGTGATTCAGGACCTGGAATCCCTGAAGAAAACATTGAACAAATTTTTGAGCCCATGTTTACTACAAAAGATGATGGAACTGGTTTGGGATTGGCATCATGCAAGCAATATTTGGAGATGCATAAAGGCACAATCGATGTTAGTA encodes the following:
- a CDS encoding HAMP domain-containing sensor histidine kinase codes for the protein MHREIKEDSDIDPMNAPQRTVFFKKSKPAETMKIDFKPDEKSKKIDPVLEKTPEKNLEFNHESLEENENLDEADKKLLTLKKEIETAQKFHQLTKQKLTAKSASLRKTKSTLTQTQKKLDEALSSKFTAVDNNKLEMIGKMSSKMAHDMRNPLTILQSQIELMKVKQKIHEDTVLSNSILSMENALSHITNQINDVLNFIKTPEIRLITCDLKEIVKSSIGEVKFPQDVELQSSLNSCVLQCDVVKIRGIITNIIQNAVQATGLKGKVSVSIEVDGAFATIKISDSGPGIPEENIEQIFEPMFTTKDDGTGLGLASCKQYLEMHKGTIDVSNNPTTFTITLPKTAGSSS